The sequence below is a genomic window from Cucumis melo cultivar AY chromosome 5, USDA_Cmelo_AY_1.0, whole genome shotgun sequence.
TATTAGGGTAAGAAGCCATTAAATTATTAAACCCCACCTCTAATAGTACCTTCCGAATCTGCGGCAGCTCGTCATATTGGTGGGGATGCTGGAATCTTTTGCACCAAAGCGACCGAACGCCCGTCATCCTATCCTATTCACAGCTACTGAAGGCCGGTGGGTTGATTTAAATCCTAACCAGAAGTTTGAATTCAAATTAAGTTTGAAGTTGCATCCTTATTTAATTCAAATTCTCTCAATAAAATGGAAATTCAAATCCAACCTTTATGTATAGCTCTAATAATACTCTACTATCAATTCCCATGCATGCCTTCGATGGCATTGGTTTGTTTTCAGGTTTAATTTTTAAGAATGTTCTCTGGTAATAATGGTGTCCAAGTTAGTGACTTGATTATGTGGAAACTTGATTGTAATCTTGATTTCTTAAGTACAGTAGTATTTATAACCCTTAACAACCCTAACAAAGTAACAAATTACATTAACAGATTACATACTTTTGTGTAATTACTTGCTTATGCTGATCAAAGATTGTTATCATAGTAGTTGATTGGGCTGATTTCACCATTATTGCACAatgttaatttttctatgataAATAATGTTGGGTAGAAAATAAGATTTAATATATAGTTACTGTTGTGAACACGAGTGACACACTTATAAGCAAGCTGCATTACATGCTTGCGATCTGGAGAAATGTTGGTTGAGTTGGCATGGCATGAtaaacattaattaataaacCATATCTAAAAAAGGATTTGAGGTGCTTTAAGAAGAAGAATGACATGCTAGCTTTAGCACATATACATTTTATTTAGTCCAGTTGTGTCTCCTGCAACATAATGTTAAACAATTCAATAATAATGTTTACTTATACTTTACCATGTTTGTTACAATTTAAGTAATTGCATTTATATATGTTAGTGACTATATGCCATGTGCTTTTAAGGTTTGCTTTATATCTGCTATTTCGTCATTCATATAGAAACTTGGAAGAAAAGTACTGATTATTTAATATGAACCGGTGGTAGAGAGGTAAAGATAAGACAATTCTAGGATACAAATTTATATgcaaaaaaagaattttaaaaaattacatgaaaCCATATCTGAATATTGCAGGAATTACTAAACAAATCAAATAATCAATACGTTTTCAAGTTTTTTGCTCATAGAAACCTTGAGCGCTTACATTCAGCTGGGATGCCTTGAGGAAATCTTTTACGGTCAGTGCAGTAATTATAAACCATGAACTTGGATTGCACCCATCTCAATCTATTCCTACTCATGGCGTCCAATCCTCCTTGATTGTTTTTTGCTCCATGTAGAGTATTGGCATATTTTGAGCTGCAAGATAATAATGATGAACTAGTTGATGCAACACACCCATTGGCATTGAAGTCTCTGTAAGATGCTGTGAAAGGAGCCTTTGTCCAATCTGTCTTCACTAGCCCTCCTCTGGTTGCCCAATCATCTGCATTCCATAGACTTGAATATACTTTCATTGGTTGGCTCTTTGGGAATGAAACACCAATCCCTTCCCAGTTGTGGAACACCCTTATTGGAATGTTATCTACTAGAAACCTGATGAAAAAGGAAATGGAAAaggtttaattaattttaatcgGAATGAACCTTTTTATCGGATCAAACCATCATTCAACTCAAAAGTCTAACGAGAATGGACAATTACTTGATACTTTGTGGAGACCAATCAATGGAATAAGTGTGGAAGGCCTTTGTGGGATCAAACCAGAGATGAAACTGTTGTTCTCTGTCTCCTTTTCCTTGAGAGTACACATTGGTGTGAAGTGTGTAAGGATGTCCCGTTAAATTGCCTAAAAATTCAAAGTCAATCTCATCATGACTTGTTCCTTCAGAAGACAACTACACAGGAGAAAAATTCCAAGTTAGAACAATCAACAACGTAACCTTTTTTCATATGGGAAGCTCAAACACTAAGAAGACCGAGTAGTATGAACAGAAAGATAACTAGAACTTACATAAAAGGTGGTAACAGTGCCAGCAGAGTTTCCAGGGACAAGCATCATTCGAACATCAAACCTTCCAAATAGAAACTCTTTCTTAGATTGGAAACCAGACCCTGAATCTTTGTCAAGAGAGAGGGTGAGATGTCGGCCTCCATCTAGCATTTTGGCACGTGGACCGCCCCAGGTAACGTCGACATCTCGGAGAAAGTTGCCGGCGGTGGTGGCAGCCATTAGAGAAGCCATGAAAACACAAAGTTGAAGCAGCTGACGCATTGTGTGTTGTTGAATGAACCTGTGTTTTGCTTTAGCTTAAGAGGAGTTGGTTATTAATTAATAAGAATGAAGAAGTAGAATGAAGAGAGACGAGGGAGAATGGTGATGAAGTTGGGGGAGATGAGAAGGGATTTATATAGGACTGGTGATTGACTTTGAGGAGAAATGCCAGAGAAATGAAAGCTGGCAAATCTTGTCAACTATGATGCTGCAGCTGGAAAGTGGCCTAAAACTTTGGAGGAAGGAACAGAGCAACCcctgaaataataataataataataataataataattaaattaaagggTAAATTTGGCCTttacatttgaaaaaaaaaatagaatgaagttcttatgatttgaaaaaaattaaaatctagTTCTTATGCtttttaacataaaaaagcaaTCAAATCCTAGAAATTGGCAGGCATAACTCAAcccaaaataatttataaatttatcaaaatttacGATAGATCAAGATAGAGTCCACAATGACAAAGATAGATATAAACACAAATAATAGTTATCATTGTTGGTCTTAAATAAACGGAGATAtgttttgaatatttttattggttGGTTTTGGTATCTGTAAAAGAGCGGGAAGAAAAGCATAATATGAGAAAGAGAAAGGAGGAAGGGACAAGATCCGGTGAAGGTGGAAGGAGGAGGCAGATAGAAAGGACATTTAAGGGATAGAATTGGATTTTAGGATCACCAAATTTCAATTATTATACCTTCCCCCAAGTTGCCGCAACACCACCCATCCACCCACTATTCATAACAATggatatataataatattatacaaTCAATGCCTACTACAACCTtcactttctttatttttgtttctaattaTATCACCACAAATCTCGtgacttatttttttttttttttgggatttgttacatataataaatatatatatatatatatatatatatagcttcATAAATTCACAAACGATACTAATTTTGTTTAAGAATCTCATATAATTTTTTCCCTAATCACGCACATAAGCATTTCTTAAGATAAGAGAGAGGTAAATGTTTAAGACACGTTTTGTGATTTATTACCATTTTTTAGTAAATTTATGAAAAGAGGTTTTTTAAGTTTTTAGAAATCCATTTCAAAAGACCTTAACGGGTGAATATGGGAATTAATCATCATGGGTGAAGTCAAACTATGACatatagagagaaagaaaaatataagatttaaaatttgattttagtttgctttgggttttatatatatagaatataaTTAAATGTTTAAATAGAAGATGATGTGGTGATAAAAGATGAGGGGAGTGGGGTTGTGTGAGTCACGAGGAACTTGGAGTCCGCGTCAGGTGGCTGGCTTCCTGCTGTCAAAACCCCATCTCTTTTGCCACTGCCTCCTCTTTTCTAATTTGGTTTTctacttctttttcctttccctACTTTCTTTACGGGGAgttcttccctttttctttttcttctgcACTTACTAGAATTATATGCTTTTGTTCCTGTTTCGTaaacttaaatatatatatatacatataagtCTGAAGTAAAACTCACGGAAGTATAAAAACATGATAAAATTTGAGTACTTCATGGGTGAAAATTTGAGAACCACGACTTTCACTTTTTCTTTCACTAGCTAGAATTATATGCTTTGCATGTGTTTCATAAACTTACATATACAAGTTATAATAAAACTCACGTAGATATAAAATGTAATAGATTTTGAATACTTAATGAGTGAATTACATTTGAAGACAACTATATGAAAGGATGCTTCTCTACAAAATTCACACTCATTAGTGAATTTTTTAGTCCTTTGAgtgaattttgttattttttaaaagaaaacctttgtttttttttttttatgagttTAAAGCTTTgcatttataataataataaaaaaagtattaaaataaaagtagatgcatacatgggtcataattataaagaaaaattagtaaaaatatttacctaataaaaaaattgttaacgaaataaaaaagaaaagaaagaaacataCATCCAACAAAGTTCATTAACAAGATCATAGAGATTAAAGTTTATAACATTCTTACAAAGAAACTATTCAATATTCCAAAGAACAAGGGCAACAAACTAATAATCACATTTGGTACAAACTTTACAAAGAACCTAAATACAACCAGGTATTGTCACAAGTAACAAAGTTGAATCACTTTGTTACAGAGTTTGGTTGGCTTATTTTATTAAGAACAAAATTGGAGCTAATTTATggttaaatatttatttagatttggttggtttgttatgttaatatttattaataaatatatggttaatatttattaataaatttaaacaaattgGATGTGgttgttattatatattttggttaatatttattaataaatatataggTAATATTTATTAATAGAGATATGCAGTTGGCTTTGGTTATTTTGACCGAAAATATAGCTTGTGGCTTTGTGGATCGTgtgatatatttatatttgtggAAGACAGAAGTGGGTTGATCATCCTGTTACTATCACTGTGAAGTACTTGTTTGAGAAGATTTGTGCAAGTTATGGGGAGCCTAACATTGAAGGAATCTCTCACAACGGAGTCTGAATATTGAAATGCAAGGGTGAAACATGAAGTGTATGATCTAGGGGGGAACTTAGCTCAAATTCCTTATTCATATGTCAACGGGTTTAGGGGGAGTCTAAATGTTTATCTTGTAAAAGCCATACAATCCAAAAGAGATGATTCTTGATAAGTTGTGTACTTGTGATCCTCTTCAATTTTTACAAATGTTCTTTTCAATCGAGTTAAAGGCCTCCCAGATGTTAGGTTAACAATGTCTAGTGTTTTATCTATTATTGTCGCtgaatgtttgtttttgttttctcacACTTGCTTGATAGTTTTACCATTTTAGTTGATTCGTGCAAGACCTAGGAAAAACACAACGTTTATTCTAGAGTTCAACTCAATACATCAATGTCAACTATAATCACAATACATCCATTTTCACCCTTtttccattggatcaaaaaaatATCTTAGTGaatttaaaagtaaattaaaGGAACTAAtcattaaatatatttataattcttGAGTGATTAATTAGGTAAATTGGTTACTccatatcttttcaattttatatttgtGAGATTCAAAATTGGATGTAGTCAAGATTGAGTAATATTCTTTATCCACGTAGTTGATAAATCAAATAGAGAGATCAACTATGTTTATAAGTCTTACTGGCcattaatattataaaaaatgaaacttatAGGATCAAATTGTTATAAATGTGAAAGAATATGGACTAAATCattaataaatttaaagtataaaaattaaattattacttactaataaaaaaaactaaattattacttACGATAgttttgaatgaaaattgttaaagttttgttgcaaaaatatatttcataaatattaTTGAACTTTAAGAAAACCAAAATTTCTTACCAtccaaattaaaaacaaaattttcaagttaaaattttaaattatagtttaaaattttcatcaatATGTCAATATTCTATTGATATTTTCACATTTCCATGGGTTCGAGTGATATGAGAAGTGAATTAGTATTTTTTCATTACATCATAAAAAATCcacaaattacaaaatataaacatcaaaatgatactaatataaatataatataaaccATAGACATGTTTACttctttaaaaataacaaagtatttatttgctaatttaaactttttgtttttataatttatctAGAAGTATCCATCCATATTCCtattaaaatttttgtaaaagTAAGATTTCGATATATCCATCCATATCTATATTTTAAACATtggttaaaacataaaattcacCAAACctcacaaaatttcaaattaaaaaatttccttaaaacaataataagttaaataaaaaaatctcaCGTTGATACATTACTATATATTAATAGccaaatacatttttttatctGCAAATTTACAGTGTTGATTAGAACAATAAATATTAAGATTTGTTGTGTTCATGATCCATCACTTTGTGTTGGTAATCTATCATTTTTGTGTTAGTAGTCAAATAAATTTAtctctatagttttaatttaattttttagtttttgttttggatAGTGAAAAAATTGGTGTAAATTTTGGATCAAGAGTATTTCTCAACTTGCTTTAAGCTCAAtgatatttatgaaactttACAATAGTTTAGAGATATTTTTGAACCAAAAGTTTAGAGGTATTTTGGAAACAAAAGCTTAACCGTTTTCGTTCAAAACTGACAGTTAATGATACTTTTGacctatttttgaaaatttaagaacattttcaaaacttttgaaAGTCTATGGATATTACAAAATTGAGTATGATCTTTATTATTTAacctatttattttctctctcaacCCTCTGTTATATTTTTCTCTATAAAACTCCCAtacttttatgtttttttttttcccttaagATTTGTTCTTTGTATTTCCCCTCCTTTTCAGACATTGCTTAATTGGGTTCCTTCTAATGGACCGAACTCTTGGAGATCCAAAACAATCTTTATTTGGGCTTTAGGTAATGATAAATCGGCCCAAATCTACATCTGAGGCCCACAAAGAAATTTTATATTCCACATTGTAATTTTAAATCAGAAGAGAGAAGAATTTAACATGATAACGCATTCCGTTTGTGCAGTTTCCCTGCCCAGTTGCTCTTCTTCTCGTTCGATTCCATTTCACCAAACGCTTTTCTCAAGAAAACATAAATCCTTTTCTCCCATTTCCCTCATCACAAATTGTTCTCAATTTAATGATTTATGCGTCCACTCTTTTACTCCAACTCCGGCAACCAGTTGCAGCAAAAATCACAATTCCAACGACGCCGAGCCGGACCCGAGTCGAAACCAGAGGCTTTTTCAGCAGTTCTACTTGTCTATCAACTCCAACAACGTCCCTGATCAAAACTCATCAACTAAAAAACAGAACGAAGATCTGGGCCAAGAGGATCAGAACAGGGGCGTCAAAAAATCTAAGGGACTTTTCACAAACATGTGGTGGGTGAATCTTAAATCAGCGGTAGGCCAGAGATTAAACATAGAAGGCATTGTTTCTTCTGCAGCTGTTATTACTAAGGACCGGCATTTGGCGCTTCCACATGTCGTTGTGCCTGATGTGAGGTACATTGATTGGGTTGAATTGCAAAGGAGGGGATTTAAGGGTGTTGTATTTGACAAGGACAATACAATTACAGCTCCTTACAGTTTGACAATTTGGGCTCCTTTTAAATCCTCACTTGAACAGTGTAAATCTGTCTTTGGCCATAGTGTAGCGGTGTTCAGCAACTCTGCTGGTAATGTCAGTTAAATTCATTAGCAATGTGTTTACTTTTATAGCATTCATGGTTTGTTTTCTTTCTCTCAATGTGAACACTTACCTTCACTTAAACTGATGCTATAGGGCTTTATGAGTATGATCATGATGGCTCAAAAGCTAAAGCGATGGAGGGGTCGATTGGAATTAAAGTTATAAGGCATAGTGAGTGTGAATTTTCCATCCTTACTCCTACTTCTGTAACATGTGTCTACGCATGGCGAAATTTGTAGCTATTGTCGTAGACTGTAGCTTAGTGGGTGAGCGTCATAACCACCACTTTTTAAAAGTAGAGTTTGGACTTTGAGGTTTTGTCATCTCATTCCATTTTATGGATACAATATGGTTTAGAAGATCTTTTGGTTTTTACATGATGAACTAATGTCAGGGTCAATGCAAATAATGGATCCCACGGTCTATAGGCTATGTTGTTACTTTTATTGCGTATGGAAGGTTTTAGCTTTCTTTCTGCATACCACATATAAAACGTTGTTTTGTATTTTGTCCTAGGGGTGAAGAAACCAGCTGGTACAGCTGAAGAAATCGAGAAACACTTTGGTTTTACTTCTTCACAACTTATTATGGTAAGAATCAGGTGAACTGCTTGATTACTTTGGTCTTTTGggttatttatataataaaaaaatgaagatcCATCTTTTCTCAGGTTGGTGATCGACCATTCACAGATGTAGTTTTTGGGAATCGTAATGGTTTCCTCACTATTTTAACTGAACCCTTTAGCGTTTCTCGGGAGACATTTGTTGTTAGGCAGGTTGGGTTTTCCTTCTCTATCTTTTCCTTATAATTTATTGCAGTCTATGTAGGGAATGAATGGATTATATTGGTTGAAAATCATacgaaggaaaaagaagaagcagACACTATTAATCTTTTTACTACCTCAATTAAGTTTCTATCATTGTTACTGTATCATCATTGACACTCCAATGCTGCTCTAAGAAGGTTATAAGCCAAAGTGGGACTGAAAATGGGGTGCTCATTGACAGGACTGTGGAAATGTTGTCCCATCCTTTGATACCTACATGTGTCTACTAGTAGTGTATGCGACGTGGTCTTGATCAGTTTAGGAATATTTTGTGGACTCGCATAAAAGTTTGGGTTGTTTAGTTCACCTACCCAAATGAACCGCATGCAACACTCAACACTACCCCTATATTTTTGGATTGGATCGAGTTGGGTTTCAGGTTGGTGTAGAGATGTGGGACATTTGTCAACAACTTTT
It includes:
- the LOC103491381 gene encoding phosphatidylglycerophosphate phosphatase 1, chloroplastic/mitochondrial, which encodes MITHSVCAVSLPSCSSSRSIPFHQTLFSRKHKSFSPISLITNCSQFNDLCVHSFTPTPATSCSKNHNSNDAEPDPSRNQRLFQQFYLSINSNNVPDQNSSTKKQNEDLGQEDQNRGVKKSKGLFTNMWWVNLKSAVGQRLNIEGIVSSAAVITKDRHLALPHVVVPDVRYIDWVELQRRGFKGVVFDKDNTITAPYSLTIWAPFKSSLEQCKSVFGHSVAVFSNSAGLYEYDHDGSKAKAMEGSIGIKVIRHRVKKPAGTAEEIEKHFGFTSSQLIMVGDRPFTDVVFGNRNGFLTILTEPFSVSRETFVVRQVRKLEMFLLNRWLKQGVRPISHHLLPDTKQCIKDL
- the LOC103491379 gene encoding xyloglucan endotransglucosylase/hydrolase 2-like, which translates into the protein MRQLLQLCVFMASLMAATTAGNFLRDVDVTWGGPRAKMLDGGRHLTLSLDKDSGSGFQSKKEFLFGRFDVRMMLVPGNSAGTVTTFYLSSEGTSHDEIDFEFLGNLTGHPYTLHTNVYSQGKGDREQQFHLWFDPTKAFHTYSIDWSPQSIKFLVDNIPIRVFHNWEGIGVSFPKSQPMKVYSSLWNADDWATRGGLVKTDWTKAPFTASYRDFNANGCVASTSSSLLSCSSKYANTLHGAKNNQGGLDAMSRNRLRWVQSKFMVYNYCTDRKRFPQGIPAECKRSRFL